A DNA window from Pseudorasbora parva isolate DD20220531a chromosome 5, ASM2467924v1, whole genome shotgun sequence contains the following coding sequences:
- the sp3a gene encoding transcription factor Sp3a isoform X2: MTAPEGPVKAGVMADSSSAQDGGGADQDGQPSPLALLAATCTGLGSPAPGAENGANSSNGAAGLNADLSVQLTGSSERWEAVKDDSGVLHLPGTGIVTSNGQYVLPLQSLQGLQSQSILLTSGTDTSGGAVPNIQYQVIPQVQTADGQLGFSTVEGASMAQDATGQIQILPDGTQTISVTGTTAADVIRNSQHLMTQSGQVHQIPQVSLGSSAFSSQGQVVTNVPLGLPGNITFVPINSVDLDSLGLSGAQAIATGVTADGQLIMTNQSMENSDGSEKAGEQQQTLNSNADMFVPTTSSASSSSQQASTIDGTGVLTQPVAGEQGDGSGYLSQGTVQVSGGQQVIQLQQLPLQTGDGQVSGQAQQSLQNIQLINPGTFLIQAQTVSPSGQIQWQTFQVQGVQNLQNLQLQTAPSQQITLAPVQTLSLGQGGTQVSLTSGQMPNLQSVTVNTVGQFQQSEDTDSTGVEEEMEGLSQEGKRLRRVACTCPNCKEGGGRGSNMGKKKQHVCHIAGCGKVYGKTSHLRAHLRWHSGERPFVCTWMFCGKRFTRSDELQRHRRTHTGEKKFVCSECSKRFMRSDHLAKHIKTHQNKKGGGGAVVASVGGAMSSDSIITAGGTTLILTNIQPGTMQGLATVNATVNSSSSQDQLTTAEIPLQLVSVSAGDAAE, encoded by the exons ATGACCG CGCCTGAAGGGCCAGTGAAAGCGGGAGTCATGGCGGACAGCAGCAGCGCTCAGGACGGCGGCGGCGCGGATCAG GACGGACAGCCCTCACCGCTCGCCCTACTCGCCGCCACTTGCACCGGCCTCGGTTCGCCCGCCCCCGGAGCAGAGAACGGGGCGAACTCGAGTAATGGAGCTGCTGGACTG AACGCAGACCTCTCAGTGCAGTTAACAGGGTCGTCTGAAAGGTGGGAGGCGGTAAAGGACGATTCGGGTGTCCTGCATCTCCCCGGCACGGGAATCGTCACGTCCAACGGACAGTATGTTCTTCCTCTCCAGAGCCTCCAGGGTCTCCAGAGTCAGTCCATCTTACTCACGTCAGGGACTGACACTTCTGGTGGCGCAGTGCCTAACATCCAATACCAAGTCATCCCTCAGGTGCAGACGGCCGACGGGCAGCTGGGTTTCTCCACCGTCGAGGGGGCATCAATGGCGCAGGACGCCACAGGGCAGATCCAAATCCTCCCAGACGGCACACAGACCATCAGTGTCACTGGGACGACGGCAGCCGATGTTATCCGCAACAGTCAACACCTCATGACCCAGTCTGGCCAAGTACACCAAATCCCACAGGTGTCTCTAGGAAGCTCCGCCTTCAGCAGTCAGGGTCAGGTGGTCACTAACGTGCCTCTGGGCTTGCCTGGTAACATTACCTTTGTGCCCATAAACAGCGTGGATCTGGACTCTCTTGGGCTCTCAGGGGCCCAGGCAATAGCCACCGGCGTCACGGCTGACGGACAGCTGAtcatgaccaatcagagcatggAGAACTCTGACGGCTCGGAGAAAGCAGGGGAACAGCAGCAGACACTCAACTCTAATGCAGACATGTTTGTGCCTACCACATCTTCAGCATCCTCGTCCTCGCAGCAGGCCAGCACGATAGACGGCACGGGCGTGTTGACGCAGCCTGTGGCGGGAGAGCAGGGAGACGGATCCGGCTACCTCAGTCAGGGCACGGTGCAGGTTTCAGGAGGACAACAAGTCATCCAGTTGCAGCAGTTGCCCTTGCAGACCGGTGATGGGCAGGTGTCTGGACAGGCCCAGCAATCTCTGCAAAACATCCAGCTCATCAACCCAGGAACATTCCTCATCCAGGCCCAAACCGTCTCACCGTCAGGACAGATACAGTGGCAGACCTTTCAG GTCCAAGGAGTTCAGAATCTCCAGAACCTTCAGCTCCAGACTGCTCCATCTCAGCAGATTACTCTTGCCCCGGTGCAAACGCTGTCTCTGGGTCAGGGCGGTACACAAGTCAGCCTGACCTCAGGACAGATGCCAAACTTGCAGTCGGTGACGGTCAACACTGTGGGCCAGTTCCAGCAGTCCGAGGACACAGACAGCACTGGAG TGGAGGAGGAGATGGAGGGATTGAGCCAGGAGGGCAAACGTCTGCGCAGGGTCGCATGCACCTGCCCCAACTGCAAAGAGGGAGGTGGGAG GGGATCTAACATGGGCAAGAAGAAACAGCATGTGTGCCATATAGCTGGCTGCGGGAAGGTATACGGGAAGACGTCTCACTTGCGAGCTCACCTGCGCTGGCACTCGGGAGAGAGACCCTTTGTCTGCACCTGGATGTTTTGTGGGAAGAGGTTCACGCGCAGTGATGAATTACAGCGACACAGGAGAACGCACACTG GAGAGAAGAAGTttgtgtgttcagagtgttcGAAGAGATTCATGCGCAGCGATCACCTGGCCAAGCACATAAAGACGCATCAGAACAAGAAGGGAGGAGGCGGAGCCGTGGTGGCCAGCGTGGGCGGGGCCATGTCCTCAGACAGCATCATCACGGCGGGCGGGACCACACTCATCCTCACCAACATCCAGCCCGGCACCATGCAGGGCCTCGCCACCGTCAACGCTACCGTCAACAGCTCTAGCTCACAGGACCAGCTGACCACAGCCGAAATTCCTCTGCAGTTAGTCTCCGTGTCCGCCGGGGACGCGGCCGAATGA
- the sp3a gene encoding transcription factor Sp3a isoform X1: MTAPEGPVKAGVMADSSSAQDGGGADQDGQPSPLALLAATCTGLGSPAPGAENGANSSNGAAGLNADLSVQLTGSSERWEAVKDDSGVLHLPGTGIVTSNGQYVLPLQSLQGLQSQSILLTSGTDTSGGAVPNIQYQVIPQVQTADGQLGFSTVEGASMAQDATGQIQILPDGTQTISVTGTTAADVIRNSQHLMTQSGQVHQIPQVSLGSSAFSSQGQVVTNVPLGLPGNITFVPINSVDLDSLGLSGAQAIATGVTADGQLIMTNQSMENSDGSEKAGEQQQTLNSNADMFVPTTSSASSSSQQASTIDGTGVLTQPVAGEQGDGSGYLSQGTVQVSGGQQVIQLQQLPLQTGDGQVSGQAQQSLQNIQLINPGTFLIQAQTVSPSGQIQWQTFQVQGVQNLQNLQLQTAPSQQITLAPVQTLSLGQGGTQVSLTSGQMPNLQSVTVNTVGQFQQSEDTDSTGDIQIKEEPDSEEWPLDSSSTLNANDLSHLRVRLVEEEMEGLSQEGKRLRRVACTCPNCKEGGGRGSNMGKKKQHVCHIAGCGKVYGKTSHLRAHLRWHSGERPFVCTWMFCGKRFTRSDELQRHRRTHTGEKKFVCSECSKRFMRSDHLAKHIKTHQNKKGGGGAVVASVGGAMSSDSIITAGGTTLILTNIQPGTMQGLATVNATVNSSSSQDQLTTAEIPLQLVSVSAGDAAE, from the exons ATGACCG CGCCTGAAGGGCCAGTGAAAGCGGGAGTCATGGCGGACAGCAGCAGCGCTCAGGACGGCGGCGGCGCGGATCAG GACGGACAGCCCTCACCGCTCGCCCTACTCGCCGCCACTTGCACCGGCCTCGGTTCGCCCGCCCCCGGAGCAGAGAACGGGGCGAACTCGAGTAATGGAGCTGCTGGACTG AACGCAGACCTCTCAGTGCAGTTAACAGGGTCGTCTGAAAGGTGGGAGGCGGTAAAGGACGATTCGGGTGTCCTGCATCTCCCCGGCACGGGAATCGTCACGTCCAACGGACAGTATGTTCTTCCTCTCCAGAGCCTCCAGGGTCTCCAGAGTCAGTCCATCTTACTCACGTCAGGGACTGACACTTCTGGTGGCGCAGTGCCTAACATCCAATACCAAGTCATCCCTCAGGTGCAGACGGCCGACGGGCAGCTGGGTTTCTCCACCGTCGAGGGGGCATCAATGGCGCAGGACGCCACAGGGCAGATCCAAATCCTCCCAGACGGCACACAGACCATCAGTGTCACTGGGACGACGGCAGCCGATGTTATCCGCAACAGTCAACACCTCATGACCCAGTCTGGCCAAGTACACCAAATCCCACAGGTGTCTCTAGGAAGCTCCGCCTTCAGCAGTCAGGGTCAGGTGGTCACTAACGTGCCTCTGGGCTTGCCTGGTAACATTACCTTTGTGCCCATAAACAGCGTGGATCTGGACTCTCTTGGGCTCTCAGGGGCCCAGGCAATAGCCACCGGCGTCACGGCTGACGGACAGCTGAtcatgaccaatcagagcatggAGAACTCTGACGGCTCGGAGAAAGCAGGGGAACAGCAGCAGACACTCAACTCTAATGCAGACATGTTTGTGCCTACCACATCTTCAGCATCCTCGTCCTCGCAGCAGGCCAGCACGATAGACGGCACGGGCGTGTTGACGCAGCCTGTGGCGGGAGAGCAGGGAGACGGATCCGGCTACCTCAGTCAGGGCACGGTGCAGGTTTCAGGAGGACAACAAGTCATCCAGTTGCAGCAGTTGCCCTTGCAGACCGGTGATGGGCAGGTGTCTGGACAGGCCCAGCAATCTCTGCAAAACATCCAGCTCATCAACCCAGGAACATTCCTCATCCAGGCCCAAACCGTCTCACCGTCAGGACAGATACAGTGGCAGACCTTTCAG GTCCAAGGAGTTCAGAATCTCCAGAACCTTCAGCTCCAGACTGCTCCATCTCAGCAGATTACTCTTGCCCCGGTGCAAACGCTGTCTCTGGGTCAGGGCGGTACACAAGTCAGCCTGACCTCAGGACAGATGCCAAACTTGCAGTCGGTGACGGTCAACACTGTGGGCCAGTTCCAGCAGTCCGAGGACACAGACAGCACTGGAG ATATTCAGATTAAGGAGGAGCCTGATTCGGAGGAGTGGCCTCTGGACAGTAGCTCTACGCTGAATGCCAATGACCTCTCTCACCTTCGTGTTCGTTTAGTGGAGGAGGAGATGGAGGGATTGAGCCAGGAGGGCAAACGTCTGCGCAGGGTCGCATGCACCTGCCCCAACTGCAAAGAGGGAGGTGGGAG GGGATCTAACATGGGCAAGAAGAAACAGCATGTGTGCCATATAGCTGGCTGCGGGAAGGTATACGGGAAGACGTCTCACTTGCGAGCTCACCTGCGCTGGCACTCGGGAGAGAGACCCTTTGTCTGCACCTGGATGTTTTGTGGGAAGAGGTTCACGCGCAGTGATGAATTACAGCGACACAGGAGAACGCACACTG GAGAGAAGAAGTttgtgtgttcagagtgttcGAAGAGATTCATGCGCAGCGATCACCTGGCCAAGCACATAAAGACGCATCAGAACAAGAAGGGAGGAGGCGGAGCCGTGGTGGCCAGCGTGGGCGGGGCCATGTCCTCAGACAGCATCATCACGGCGGGCGGGACCACACTCATCCTCACCAACATCCAGCCCGGCACCATGCAGGGCCTCGCCACCGTCAACGCTACCGTCAACAGCTCTAGCTCACAGGACCAGCTGACCACAGCCGAAATTCCTCTGCAGTTAGTCTCCGTGTCCGCCGGGGACGCGGCCGAATGA